In Penaeus chinensis breed Huanghai No. 1 chromosome 11, ASM1920278v2, whole genome shotgun sequence, a genomic segment contains:
- the LOC125030393 gene encoding uncharacterized protein LOC125030393 produces the protein MLLSIKHKDLKLLGCDGVYGTWIRAYEYVYSPLSNEDFSIEQLNKQFKDMIKEAALDVSRVNDRQSSSKLSGETNKLMQKHRISDTLDSSQPKEQEGFRTLYTTKDHVHTHTQIRINDYRKSLYMALIDYKKAFDSIHIRTVLEATRRQGVNEVYWKMLEDVYKDGTATIKLHTEEIFKRLEWQSIAAG, from the exons ATGTTATTGTCTATAAAGCATAAGGACTTGAAACTTTTGGGCTGTGATGGAGTATATGGAACATGGATAAGGGCGTATGAATATGT ATATTCACCTCTCAGCAACGAAGACTTCAGCATTGAACAACTCAATAAACAGTTCAAGGATatgataaaggaagctgcacttgacgTAAGCCGTGTGAACGAcaggcaaagctccagcaagctctcgggaGAAACTAacaagcttatgcaaaaac ATCGTATCTCTGACACTCTGGATTCTAGCCAGCCTAAAGAACAAGAAGGCTTCCGCACTTTATACACAACAAAAGACCACgtccacacgcacacccaaataAGAATAAACGACTATAGGAAATCCCTGTATATGGCACtcatcgattacaaaaaggcatttgactctattCATATACGTACAGTATTAGAAGCTACTCGAAGGCAAGGAGTAAACGAGGTATATTGGAAAATGTTGGAAGATGTATACAAAGATggaacagcaaccatcaagctccacacggaggaaatattcaagaggcTAGAATGGCAGTCGATTGctgcaggctga